In Aquimarina spinulae, a single window of DNA contains:
- a CDS encoding tetratricopeptide repeat protein — MKPQDLISKYIQGTLTIEEQQEFDTLLSVDQNFRDEVLFHTNLKKVVEHKDDDDFRHLLSDLEYNVKKKNKLKWWSIAASILVLLGTIYFWDTKKPVSNEELFATYFEPYRNILQPVVRGNDHKNKISVAFNAYENGNFKKALDAFNTVLETEENDTLQFYKANALLKLNEAEKAIVILEERDKIENSFSEKNHWYLTMAYLKVGQLNKAKEQLELLIKIPDSEYKKEEAKELLKKLN, encoded by the coding sequence ATGAAACCCCAGGATCTCATATCAAAATACATTCAAGGTACCTTAACAATTGAGGAACAACAGGAATTTGACACATTATTAAGTGTTGATCAAAATTTTAGAGACGAAGTACTATTTCATACTAATCTTAAAAAAGTAGTAGAACATAAGGATGATGATGATTTTAGACATTTGCTTTCTGACCTTGAGTATAATGTTAAGAAAAAAAATAAATTAAAATGGTGGTCTATAGCAGCTTCCATTCTTGTGCTATTAGGAACCATCTATTTTTGGGATACCAAAAAACCAGTGTCAAATGAAGAGTTATTCGCTACTTACTTTGAGCCGTATAGAAATATTCTTCAACCTGTAGTAAGAGGAAATGATCATAAAAACAAAATATCAGTAGCCTTTAATGCTTACGAAAACGGTAATTTTAAAAAGGCTCTTGACGCATTCAATACAGTATTAGAAACTGAAGAAAACGACACTCTTCAATTTTATAAAGCAAATGCCTTGTTAAAACTAAATGAAGCTGAAAAAGCAATTGTGATTTTGGAAGAGCGAGATAAAATTGAAAACTCGTTTAGTGAAAAAAATCATTGGTATCTGACTATGGCTTATCTAAAAGTTGGTCAACTTAACAAAGCCAAAGAACAATTAGAGTTATTAATAAAGATTCCTGATAGTGAATATAAAAAGGAAGAAGCTAAAGAACTACTCAAAAAACTTAATTAG
- a CDS encoding RNA polymerase sigma factor, producing the protein MDQSLIDILIHSNPKEISKLYYLHRSAFFNFGKKHGVGQDTMADIYQDAFVVLRKQAIQGKLDAVNSSLKTYLFGIGKRMIFNHYKQHKNTVSLEPKLHIASENIEEIAFDESVELSLEQRLLQTFFNKLGKRCKEMLILFYYRGLTVEEIAEKEGYDNTNVVSSQKSRCIKQLRAMINPPKQ; encoded by the coding sequence GTGGATCAATCCCTTATTGACATTTTAATTCATAGTAATCCTAAGGAAATAAGTAAATTATATTATTTACACAGGAGCGCTTTTTTTAATTTTGGAAAAAAACATGGTGTAGGTCAAGACACTATGGCTGATATCTATCAAGATGCATTTGTAGTACTTAGAAAGCAAGCAATACAAGGAAAATTGGATGCTGTAAACAGCTCTTTAAAAACGTACTTATTTGGTATCGGCAAACGAATGATTTTTAATCATTACAAGCAACATAAAAATACCGTTTCACTAGAACCAAAACTTCATATTGCAAGCGAAAACATTGAAGAAATTGCATTTGATGAATCTGTCGAGCTTTCGTTAGAGCAAAGGCTTTTACAGACTTTTTTTAATAAATTAGGAAAACGATGCAAAGAGATGTTAATATTATTCTATTATCGAGGACTAACAGTAGAGGAGATTGCCGAAAAAGAAGGATATGATAATACTAATGTGGTGAGTAGTCAAAAATCCCGATGTATTAAGCAATTAAGAGCAATGATTAATCCCCCTAAACAATGA
- a CDS encoding mechanosensitive ion channel domain-containing protein, producing MIRNLTNLVHYLIAGTALVIIWGVELKQFSVFISSVLAVLGIAFFAQWSILSNLTASIILFFSHPVRIGDRIRVLDKDFDWTGEVKDITGFYLFMITDHGENITLPTSMVIQKGIQIMNKRIEEQIDHKEEV from the coding sequence TTGATACGCAATCTAACCAATCTGGTTCATTACCTTATTGCAGGAACAGCTTTGGTGATTATCTGGGGGGTAGAACTTAAACAGTTTAGTGTCTTTATTTCTTCGGTTTTAGCAGTATTGGGGATTGCTTTTTTTGCGCAATGGTCTATCTTATCGAACCTTACTGCAAGTATTATTTTATTTTTTAGTCATCCGGTAAGGATAGGGGATAGGATACGAGTTTTGGATAAAGATTTTGACTGGACCGGAGAAGTGAAAGATATTACAGGATTTTATCTTTTTATGATTACTGATCATGGCGAAAACATAACTTTACCTACATCTATGGTGATACAAAAAGGAATCCAAATCATGAATAAACGCATAGAAGAACAAATTGACCATAAAGAAGAAGTGTAG
- the queG gene encoding tRNA epoxyqueuosine(34) reductase QueG: protein MNPKTRYTQRIKSEAKRLGFLSCGISKAEFLEQEAPRLEKWLNQNMHGEMQYMENHFDKRLDPTKLVDDSKSVISLLLNYFPSEKQKDPEAPKLSKYAYGTDYHFVIKDKLKQLLHFIEEEIGEVHGRAFVDSAPVLDKAWAAKSGLGWIGKNSNLLTQQVGSFYFIAELIIDLDLEYDTPVTDHCGTCTACIDACPTQAIVEPYVVDGSKCISYFTIELKEEIPNSYKNQFDDWMFGCDVCQDVCPWNRFSKPHNEPLFNPKPELLEMSKKDWEEITQEVFSKVFQKSAVKRTKFSGLQRNIDFLFRD from the coding sequence TTGAATCCTAAAACCAGATACACTCAACGTATTAAATCCGAGGCAAAACGCCTGGGTTTTCTGTCGTGCGGAATTTCTAAAGCAGAATTCCTAGAACAGGAGGCTCCACGTTTAGAAAAATGGCTCAACCAGAATATGCACGGTGAGATGCAGTATATGGAAAATCATTTTGATAAACGCCTGGATCCTACCAAATTGGTAGATGATTCAAAAAGTGTAATATCCCTACTACTCAATTATTTCCCTTCAGAAAAACAAAAAGATCCCGAAGCTCCCAAACTGTCTAAGTATGCATATGGTACCGATTATCATTTTGTGATTAAAGATAAACTGAAGCAGTTATTGCATTTTATTGAAGAAGAAATTGGTGAGGTCCATGGGCGAGCCTTTGTAGATTCTGCACCTGTATTAGATAAAGCCTGGGCAGCAAAAAGTGGATTGGGTTGGATTGGTAAAAATAGCAACCTGTTAACACAACAGGTAGGTTCTTTTTATTTTATTGCAGAGCTTATCATAGATCTTGATTTAGAATATGATACTCCCGTTACAGACCATTGCGGTACGTGTACAGCATGTATTGATGCTTGTCCTACGCAAGCAATTGTAGAACCTTATGTGGTAGATGGCAGTAAGTGCATATCGTATTTTACGATAGAGCTTAAAGAAGAGATTCCTAATAGCTATAAAAACCAATTTGATGATTGGATGTTTGGTTGCGATGTGTGTCAGGATGTATGCCCATGGAATCGCTTTTCTAAACCACATAATGAACCACTTTTTAATCCAAAACCAGAATTACTAGAGATGTCAAAAAAAGACTGGGAAGAGATCACACAAGAAGTATTTTCAAAGGTGTTTCAGAAATCTGCAGTAAAAAGAACTAAATTCTCGGGGTTGCAAAGGAATATCGATTTTTTATTTAGAGATTAA
- a CDS encoding LacI family DNA-binding transcriptional regulator, whose translation MKVTTLKDIANELGISVATVSKALKDYPDVNKDTKKKVLRTARKLNYSPNQLAVNLRTKQTKTIGVIIPTTVHHFFSKVIDGIIEEAEKKGYLVIILQSSEKLFLEKLQINLLIDKRVDGILMSLSNKTNEFVHLKKVLSRNIPLVLFDKIEPSIPCSKVRIDDKKAAYEAVSYLISKGYKKISHFRGDLNPKISNDRFEGYKEALEDHGITYDASLVYLCNNNTDFEDGYNNAKKLIQENPEVDSIFTITDLVAIGAIKYFNENNIKIPDDVAVFGFSNWFMSSVVSPTLTTVHQPAHQMGVIATEILLDEIELNKENKPCLHKEIILPTKLIFRESC comes from the coding sequence ATGAAAGTTACTACTTTAAAAGATATTGCTAATGAATTAGGAATTTCTGTAGCAACTGTATCTAAGGCTCTAAAAGACTATCCAGATGTAAATAAAGACACTAAGAAAAAGGTTCTTCGGACTGCCAGAAAATTGAATTACTCACCTAATCAATTAGCTGTAAACCTAAGAACTAAGCAAACAAAAACAATTGGTGTTATCATCCCGACTACAGTACATCATTTTTTTTCTAAAGTAATAGATGGTATCATTGAAGAAGCAGAAAAAAAAGGGTATCTGGTTATCATCCTCCAATCTAGTGAGAAACTATTTCTTGAAAAATTACAAATAAATTTATTAATTGATAAACGAGTAGATGGTATTTTAATGTCTTTATCTAATAAAACTAACGAATTCGTTCATTTAAAAAAAGTACTGAGTCGAAATATTCCTTTGGTACTTTTTGATAAAATAGAACCTTCTATACCTTGTTCTAAAGTACGGATCGACGATAAAAAAGCTGCATACGAGGCTGTTTCATATCTTATTTCCAAAGGATACAAAAAGATTTCACATTTCAGAGGGGATCTTAACCCCAAAATTTCTAACGATCGTTTTGAAGGATACAAAGAAGCATTAGAAGATCATGGAATCACATACGATGCTTCTTTGGTATATCTGTGTAATAACAATACAGATTTTGAAGATGGATATAACAATGCGAAGAAGCTAATACAAGAAAATCCCGAGGTTGATTCTATTTTCACAATAACTGATCTTGTGGCAATTGGTGCGATAAAATATTTTAATGAAAACAACATCAAAATCCCCGATGATGTAGCTGTTTTTGGATTTAGCAACTGGTTTATGTCTTCTGTTGTCTCTCCTACATTAACAACTGTACATCAACCTGCACATCAAATGGGAGTTATTGCCACAGAGATTTTACTAGATGAAATAGAATTAAATAAAGAAAATAAACCTTGTCTTCATAAAGAGATCATTCTGCCTACCAAGCTTATTTTTAGAGAATCATGTTAA
- a CDS encoding TonB-dependent receptor, giving the protein MRTRLCIILFLVFGIGDSIAQGGKSVSGTIKDNKGVPVIGVNILLEGTNRGATSDFDGEYIINNLEANATYVLIISSVGFKTVREEIVMADNIVKDIVLEEDLLSLDEIVVTGSSNPRTKLESSVAITTMGVKEIEQKAPQSTADLLQSVPGFVVETSGGEVGNNLFARGIPSAGAYEFVQIQEDGLPVFEDGALQFANADNWYRLDETVKRMEAIRGGSASVFATNSPGGIINFISKTGQNELIGRAKMTVGDYGLFRTDLNIGGAIIEDKLLFNIGGFYRVDQGIRDPGFEANKGGQMKFNLTYKFDGGYARINYKKLDDRNLFLLPIPLRGDSDGNPEEFEGFDANYGTLASRNFSRLRVPQIGGGFFERDLEDGVNPNVDAIGGELKYQISDVVSVKNTFRNTSIDLNYNAIFSTGGPNTQADFATGTTQFPLTDAANAEYTYVDTGAALNPNTLVMRADHWAIDKDMSNFANNLAFSFNFEKINVTLGYYYSNWKSNQYWNWSNYLVDVSDNPRLVNLVDTSTGISRTYNGIERITWLERDAQTKGRLNALYIDAEVNFTDNLTANFGLRYDDDKYSGYRDNARFFSTDLGLLPDNTADDALTVVDGNPYTYWNYDVDELSYTTALNYKFSDNMAIYARHSHGFRSPIEESYYDNASDLSAIEVTEVDQSELGFKYSSSNIGIYANLFYMNMDNIAFTDILADGTSENKFADVNNIGVELEANAKYKAFAVEANITVQKPEYDNFSGANADGTTFNYEGNSARRIPNVYFTLRPQVEIIKGLGLYTQWSHFGKKYQDEANTTELPAFNVFNAGAYYKVKKLRFGFDASNLFNEIGLTEGNPRGTTNANDDVFLARPILGRAYRLSVAIDF; this is encoded by the coding sequence ATGAGAACAAGACTGTGTATTATTCTCTTCTTAGTTTTCGGGATAGGGGATTCCATTGCTCAAGGAGGAAAAAGCGTATCAGGAACAATTAAAGATAATAAGGGCGTTCCGGTAATTGGAGTTAATATACTACTAGAAGGAACCAACAGAGGAGCAACATCAGATTTTGATGGAGAATATATTATTAATAATCTAGAAGCCAATGCTACTTATGTTTTGATAATTTCTTCGGTGGGATTTAAGACCGTAAGAGAGGAGATTGTTATGGCAGATAACATTGTTAAAGATATTGTTTTAGAAGAAGACCTGCTTTCATTAGATGAGATTGTAGTAACCGGATCTTCTAATCCACGAACAAAATTAGAATCCAGTGTAGCAATAACCACAATGGGAGTCAAAGAAATAGAACAAAAAGCTCCGCAGAGTACTGCCGATCTGCTACAATCAGTCCCTGGATTTGTTGTCGAAACTTCAGGAGGAGAGGTAGGAAATAATCTTTTTGCCAGAGGAATTCCATCCGCTGGAGCATATGAATTTGTTCAAATTCAGGAAGATGGACTTCCCGTTTTTGAAGATGGAGCTTTACAATTTGCCAATGCAGATAACTGGTATAGGTTAGATGAAACTGTTAAAAGAATGGAAGCTATTCGAGGAGGATCTGCCTCTGTTTTTGCTACAAATTCACCTGGTGGAATTATCAATTTTATCTCTAAAACAGGTCAAAATGAACTAATAGGAAGAGCCAAAATGACTGTAGGAGATTATGGGCTTTTTAGAACTGATCTCAATATTGGAGGAGCAATTATCGAGGATAAATTGCTTTTTAATATAGGAGGATTTTATAGAGTAGATCAGGGAATTAGGGACCCGGGATTTGAAGCGAACAAAGGAGGGCAGATGAAATTTAACCTTACCTATAAATTTGATGGAGGCTATGCCAGAATCAACTATAAAAAACTAGATGACAGAAACCTCTTCCTACTTCCTATTCCATTACGAGGAGATAGTGATGGGAACCCAGAAGAATTCGAAGGATTCGATGCGAATTACGGAACATTAGCCTCTAGAAATTTTAGTAGATTAAGAGTGCCACAAATAGGAGGAGGGTTTTTTGAAAGAGATTTAGAAGATGGTGTGAACCCCAATGTAGATGCCATAGGAGGAGAGCTTAAATATCAGATCTCTGATGTGGTATCAGTAAAGAACACATTCAGAAATACAAGCATTGATCTAAATTATAATGCAATTTTTAGTACTGGAGGGCCAAATACACAAGCCGATTTTGCTACAGGAACAACTCAGTTTCCACTAACCGATGCAGCAAATGCCGAGTACACATATGTAGATACAGGCGCAGCTTTGAACCCAAATACATTGGTAATGCGTGCAGATCACTGGGCAATCGATAAAGACATGTCTAATTTTGCAAACAACCTGGCATTTTCATTTAATTTCGAAAAAATAAATGTCACCCTGGGATATTATTATTCTAATTGGAAATCAAACCAATATTGGAATTGGAGTAATTACCTGGTTGATGTATCTGATAATCCAAGATTGGTAAATCTGGTAGATACCAGTACAGGAATTTCCAGGACCTATAACGGAATAGAAAGAATTACCTGGTTAGAAAGAGATGCACAAACCAAAGGAAGATTAAATGCTCTTTACATAGATGCAGAAGTTAATTTTACCGATAATTTAACTGCTAATTTTGGACTTCGCTACGACGATGATAAATATTCTGGATATCGCGATAATGCACGCTTTTTTTCGACAGATTTAGGCTTGCTGCCTGATAATACTGCCGATGATGCCCTTACTGTTGTAGACGGTAATCCATATACATATTGGAATTATGATGTAGACGAATTATCATATACTACTGCATTAAATTATAAGTTTAGTGATAACATGGCAATCTACGCAAGACATAGTCATGGATTTAGATCACCAATAGAAGAATCTTACTATGACAATGCATCTGATCTTAGTGCTATCGAAGTTACCGAAGTTGATCAGTCAGAATTAGGATTTAAGTATTCTTCATCTAACATAGGTATTTATGCTAACCTTTTCTATATGAATATGGATAACATTGCCTTTACAGATATTTTGGCAGATGGTACTTCAGAAAACAAATTTGCCGATGTAAATAATATAGGAGTAGAGCTTGAAGCTAATGCTAAATACAAAGCTTTTGCAGTAGAGGCCAATATAACAGTTCAAAAACCAGAGTATGATAATTTTTCTGGAGCTAATGCAGATGGTACAACTTTTAATTATGAAGGAAATAGTGCCAGAAGAATCCCTAATGTATATTTTACATTAAGACCACAGGTAGAAATTATTAAAGGTTTGGGATTATATACACAATGGTCTCATTTCGGAAAAAAATATCAGGACGAAGCTAATACCACAGAACTCCCAGCTTTTAATGTTTTTAATGCAGGAGCATATTACAAGGTAAAAAAATTACGATTTGGATTTGATGCTTCTAATCTATTTAATGAAATAGGGTTAACAGAAGGTAACCCAAGAGGAACAACTAATGCTAATGATGATGTCTTTCTGGCAAGACCAATTTTGGGTAGGGCCTATAGACTATCTGTAGCAATAGATTTTTAA
- a CDS encoding MFS transporter, protein MKNVSIKISLFINYFIFAILLNSVGIVILKSLENYHVDEIEASTLEWFKDLPIALVSFLIASFLPRIGYKKAILSGLLISFIGCLGMYYGNSFWSAKLLFAAIGVSFALVKVSVYTLIGIITETRRDHNSLMSIVEGVFMIGIAAAYFLFPAFNYDNDPDAWLRVYLLLAGFIFVSFLLLFFTRFEEGNEIPGVNLLDDVKQMMLLCTKMLVIVFVGSAFLFVMVEQGVMTWLPTFYKRVLQLPPNVSIMMSSVFAISLAIGRIGAGILSKRISWVYILTVCIGLAILMVIFILPKTLDIEVQEIQKITDIPWIGYAFPLIGLCLAPIYPLINSAVLSALPKKLHSPMTGLIVVFSALGGTTGSTIVGWLFKNVGAQQAFYYTIIPMILLLLTLLVLHKLTRNNVD, encoded by the coding sequence ATGAAGAATGTATCCATAAAAATATCCTTGTTTATTAACTATTTTATTTTTGCTATCCTTCTTAATAGCGTAGGAATAGTAATCTTAAAATCTTTAGAGAATTACCATGTTGATGAGATCGAGGCAAGTACTTTAGAATGGTTTAAAGATTTACCGATAGCATTGGTTTCATTCTTAATTGCTTCTTTTTTACCAAGAATAGGATATAAGAAAGCAATATTATCAGGGTTACTGATTTCTTTTATTGGATGCTTAGGGATGTACTATGGTAATTCTTTCTGGTCGGCAAAACTTCTTTTTGCTGCAATAGGAGTATCCTTTGCCTTAGTAAAAGTTTCGGTATATACATTAATTGGGATAATTACAGAAACCAGACGAGATCACAATAGTTTAATGAGTATTGTAGAAGGAGTTTTTATGATAGGAATCGCTGCGGCCTATTTTCTGTTTCCTGCATTTAATTATGATAATGATCCAGATGCATGGTTACGTGTATATTTGCTTTTGGCGGGATTCATTTTTGTGTCTTTTCTATTATTGTTCTTCACCAGATTTGAAGAAGGAAACGAAATTCCAGGCGTAAATTTATTAGATGATGTTAAGCAGATGATGCTTTTGTGCACCAAAATGTTAGTGATTGTATTTGTTGGTAGTGCTTTTTTATTTGTAATGGTAGAGCAGGGAGTGATGACTTGGCTACCCACATTTTATAAAAGAGTGCTGCAGCTTCCTCCTAATGTAAGCATTATGATGTCTAGCGTTTTTGCAATATCATTGGCTATCGGGAGAATAGGTGCAGGAATTCTATCAAAGCGAATATCTTGGGTTTATATTCTTACAGTATGTATTGGATTAGCAATACTTATGGTGATTTTTATTTTACCAAAAACCCTTGATATTGAGGTACAAGAGATTCAAAAAATTACAGATATACCATGGATAGGATATGCGTTTCCACTTATCGGATTATGTCTCGCTCCAATATATCCTCTAATAAATTCTGCGGTACTAAGTGCTTTACCCAAAAAATTACATAGCCCTATGACTGGTCTTATTGTGGTTTTCTCTGCTTTAGGAGGAACTACAGGGTCTACAATAGTAGGCTGGTTATTTAAAAATGTTGGTGCCCAACAAGCATTTTATTATACGATAATACCAATGATCTTATTGCTATTGACATTACTGGTATTACACAAATTAACAAGAAATAATGTTGATTAA